A window of the Juglans microcarpa x Juglans regia isolate MS1-56 chromosome 5D, Jm3101_v1.0, whole genome shotgun sequence genome harbors these coding sequences:
- the LOC121266118 gene encoding G-type lectin S-receptor-like serine/threonine-protein kinase SD3-1 isoform X1, translating to MCLVGTLYMLKRDMSPLDSPFLLCFSIGLSLLTVVVGQIPLGSNLSVAENNFWVSSNGDFALGFFDLPDQPNQYSIGICFKSDSIPVAERKVIWVAGVDVTVGNKSYFQLSQNGELFLFDSVKGMAVWTSQTSMLSVVSAVLRDDGNLVLLNSEKDVRWQSFDTPSDTLLPGQTLSVFQTLRAASRNSTSSYFSLYVNASGQLQLRWESHVIYWTGGSPISSNVTASLTSSGALQLRDHRLKLVWSVFGQDHNDSVKYRFLRLDVDGNLRLYSWAEASHAWRSVWQAVENQCNVFATCGQRGICALTSTGSSDCKCPFKVTTDYNSKCLVPYQQCQSNSNMMVYKHTNLYGIYPPEDSVILTSLQQCENFCVNDPHCTVATFTNDGSGECRLKRTQYVTGYSDASVRSISFVKRCSDPLAVNPNLNVVSPAHSPPIQSYKHCIPCLIGVSSGTLAVFFVFQLVFGFFIYKRRTAIRKRVLLAYTGHNSKGLIVLSFSELKDLTGNFKCQMGPKMFKGTLPNNQPVAIKDLKGNIEERKFRSVVSKIGNIHHKNLVKLEGYCCELSHRLLVYEYVKNGSVERYIEDSKLSKRLDWRKRIDICLSVARAVCYLHAGCREFVSHGNLKCENVVLDENLEAKVTEFGLWRVNGEASNHEFSAEKDVKDFGEMVLRLVSGCRAVENLGEWAYKEWMEGQAENVVDKAIDSGANLEELERALRVAFWCLQSNEFMRPSMGEVVKVLEGTLTVDPPPPPFFRRPVEVEEDSSE from the exons ATGTGTTTGGTCGGAACACTGT ATATGCTTAAACGGGACATGTCTCCACTTGACTCGCCTTTCCTGCTATGTTTCTCTATTGGGCTTTCGCTACTTACTGTTGTGGTTGGGCAAATTCCCTTGGGTTCAAACCTTTCTGTAGCTGAGAATAACTTTTGGGTCTCATCCAACGGTGATTTTGCGCTTGGATTCTTTGACCTCCCGGATCAACCTAATCAATACAGCATAGGGATCTGTTTCAAGTCGGATTCTATTCCGGTTGCAGAAAGGAAGGTTATCTGGGTTGCTGGCGTTGATGTCACAGTCGGTAACAAGTCTTATTTTCAGCTTAGCCAGAATGGAGAACTGTTTTTGTTTGATTCAGTTAAGGGAATGGCTGTTTGGACCAGCCAAACAAGCATGTTATCAGTTGTTTCAGCTGTTCTTCGTGATGATGGAAATCTTGTTCTGTTGAACAGCGAGAAAGATGTCCGCTGGCAAAGTTTCGATACTCCATCCGACACTCTTCTTCCAGGACAGACATTATCTGTTTTTCAAACACTTCGAGCTGCAAGCAGAAATTCAACGTCTAGTTACTTCAGTCTTTATGTAAATGCTTCTGGCCAGCTACAATTAAGGTGGGAAAGTCATGTTATCTACTGGACAGGTGGAAGCCCCATTAGTTCAAATGTCACTGCTTCCCTGACCTCTAGCGGAGCGCTGCAACTCCGCGACCATAGACTGAAACTTGTTTGGTCAGTGTTTGGACAAGATCACAATGACTCTGTAAAATACCGGTTTCTTCGGTTGGATGTTGATGGTAATCTCCGGTTATACTCATGGGCAGAAGCATCACATGCTTGGAGATCGGTCTGGCAAGCTGTTGAGAACCAGTGCAACGTATTTGCAACATGTGGACAGCGTGGTATCTGTGCCCTCACTTCAACGGGGTCCTCTGACTGTAAATGTCCATTTAAAGTTACAACAGACTATAACTCAAAATGTTTAGTTCCATATCAGCAGTGTCAATCAAATTCCAATATGATGGTGTATAAGCACACCAATCTATATGGGATATACCCACCAGAAGATTCAGTTATCCTAACTAGTTTACAGCAATGTGAAAACTTCTGCGTTAATGATCCACACTGTACAGTTGCAACATTCACAAATGATGGATCAGGAGAATGCCGACTGAAGAGAACTCAGTATGTCACTGGTTATTCGGACGCCTCTGTACGCTCAATATCTTTTGTCAAGAGATGTTCAGATCCTTTAGCTGTTAATCCCAATCTCAACGTAGTCTCCCCTGCTCATTCTCCACCCATACAGTCTTATAAGCATTGCATTCCTTGTCTAATTGGAGTGTCCTCAGGCACATTGGCTGTGTTTTTTGTATTTCAGTTGGTATTTGGTTTCTTCATCTACAAAAGAAGAACTGCAATTCGGAAGAGAGTATTATTAGCTTACACAGGCCATAACTCAAAGGGGTTAATTGTGTTATCCTTCTCTGAACTCAAGGACCTTACAGGGAATTTCAAGTGCCAAATGGGACCAAAGATGTTCAAAGGCACGCTACCGAACAACCAACCCGTTGCAATCAAAGACCTGAAAGGTAACATAGAAGAAAGAAAGTTCCGTAGTGTAGTATCAAAAATTGGAAATATTCACCACAAAAATCTTGTGAAGTTGGAGGGCTATTGTTGTGAATTAAGTCACAGACTTTTGGTTTATGAGTATGTAAAGAATGGTTCTGTGGAGAGATACATTGAAGATTCTAAATTGAGTAAGAGGCTGGATTGGAGAAAGAGGATTGACATATGCTTAAGTGTGGCAAGGGCTGTTTGTTATTTGCACGCAGGGTGTAGGGAGTTTGTAAGCCATGGGAATTTGAAGTGTGAAAACGTTGTCTTAGATGAAAATCTAGAGGCTAAGGTGACTGAATTTGGTCTTTGGAGAGTAAATGGTGAGGCATCAAACCATGAATTTTCTGCAGAAAAGGATGTGAAGGATTTTGGTGAGATGGTATTGAGATTGGTCAGTGGGTGTCGAGCGGTTGAGAACCTTGGTGAGTGGGCCTATAAGGAATGGATGGAGGGACAGGCAGAGAATGTAGTAGATAAAGCTATTGATAGTGGGGCAAATTTGGAGGAGCTGGAGCGTGCATTGAGAGTTGCATTTTGGTGTCTTCAAAGCAACGAATTTATGAGACCTTCTATGGGAGAGGTGGTTAAGGTATTAGAAGGCACATTGACAGTTGATCCCCCACCACCTCCTTTTTTCCGGAGGCCAGTCGAAGTAGAAGAAGATTCATCAGAGTAA
- the LOC121266118 gene encoding G-type lectin S-receptor-like serine/threonine-protein kinase SD3-1 isoform X2, with protein MLKRDMSPLDSPFLLCFSIGLSLLTVVVGQIPLGSNLSVAENNFWVSSNGDFALGFFDLPDQPNQYSIGICFKSDSIPVAERKVIWVAGVDVTVGNKSYFQLSQNGELFLFDSVKGMAVWTSQTSMLSVVSAVLRDDGNLVLLNSEKDVRWQSFDTPSDTLLPGQTLSVFQTLRAASRNSTSSYFSLYVNASGQLQLRWESHVIYWTGGSPISSNVTASLTSSGALQLRDHRLKLVWSVFGQDHNDSVKYRFLRLDVDGNLRLYSWAEASHAWRSVWQAVENQCNVFATCGQRGICALTSTGSSDCKCPFKVTTDYNSKCLVPYQQCQSNSNMMVYKHTNLYGIYPPEDSVILTSLQQCENFCVNDPHCTVATFTNDGSGECRLKRTQYVTGYSDASVRSISFVKRCSDPLAVNPNLNVVSPAHSPPIQSYKHCIPCLIGVSSGTLAVFFVFQLVFGFFIYKRRTAIRKRVLLAYTGHNSKGLIVLSFSELKDLTGNFKCQMGPKMFKGTLPNNQPVAIKDLKGNIEERKFRSVVSKIGNIHHKNLVKLEGYCCELSHRLLVYEYVKNGSVERYIEDSKLSKRLDWRKRIDICLSVARAVCYLHAGCREFVSHGNLKCENVVLDENLEAKVTEFGLWRVNGEASNHEFSAEKDVKDFGEMVLRLVSGCRAVENLGEWAYKEWMEGQAENVVDKAIDSGANLEELERALRVAFWCLQSNEFMRPSMGEVVKVLEGTLTVDPPPPPFFRRPVEVEEDSSE; from the coding sequence ATGCTTAAACGGGACATGTCTCCACTTGACTCGCCTTTCCTGCTATGTTTCTCTATTGGGCTTTCGCTACTTACTGTTGTGGTTGGGCAAATTCCCTTGGGTTCAAACCTTTCTGTAGCTGAGAATAACTTTTGGGTCTCATCCAACGGTGATTTTGCGCTTGGATTCTTTGACCTCCCGGATCAACCTAATCAATACAGCATAGGGATCTGTTTCAAGTCGGATTCTATTCCGGTTGCAGAAAGGAAGGTTATCTGGGTTGCTGGCGTTGATGTCACAGTCGGTAACAAGTCTTATTTTCAGCTTAGCCAGAATGGAGAACTGTTTTTGTTTGATTCAGTTAAGGGAATGGCTGTTTGGACCAGCCAAACAAGCATGTTATCAGTTGTTTCAGCTGTTCTTCGTGATGATGGAAATCTTGTTCTGTTGAACAGCGAGAAAGATGTCCGCTGGCAAAGTTTCGATACTCCATCCGACACTCTTCTTCCAGGACAGACATTATCTGTTTTTCAAACACTTCGAGCTGCAAGCAGAAATTCAACGTCTAGTTACTTCAGTCTTTATGTAAATGCTTCTGGCCAGCTACAATTAAGGTGGGAAAGTCATGTTATCTACTGGACAGGTGGAAGCCCCATTAGTTCAAATGTCACTGCTTCCCTGACCTCTAGCGGAGCGCTGCAACTCCGCGACCATAGACTGAAACTTGTTTGGTCAGTGTTTGGACAAGATCACAATGACTCTGTAAAATACCGGTTTCTTCGGTTGGATGTTGATGGTAATCTCCGGTTATACTCATGGGCAGAAGCATCACATGCTTGGAGATCGGTCTGGCAAGCTGTTGAGAACCAGTGCAACGTATTTGCAACATGTGGACAGCGTGGTATCTGTGCCCTCACTTCAACGGGGTCCTCTGACTGTAAATGTCCATTTAAAGTTACAACAGACTATAACTCAAAATGTTTAGTTCCATATCAGCAGTGTCAATCAAATTCCAATATGATGGTGTATAAGCACACCAATCTATATGGGATATACCCACCAGAAGATTCAGTTATCCTAACTAGTTTACAGCAATGTGAAAACTTCTGCGTTAATGATCCACACTGTACAGTTGCAACATTCACAAATGATGGATCAGGAGAATGCCGACTGAAGAGAACTCAGTATGTCACTGGTTATTCGGACGCCTCTGTACGCTCAATATCTTTTGTCAAGAGATGTTCAGATCCTTTAGCTGTTAATCCCAATCTCAACGTAGTCTCCCCTGCTCATTCTCCACCCATACAGTCTTATAAGCATTGCATTCCTTGTCTAATTGGAGTGTCCTCAGGCACATTGGCTGTGTTTTTTGTATTTCAGTTGGTATTTGGTTTCTTCATCTACAAAAGAAGAACTGCAATTCGGAAGAGAGTATTATTAGCTTACACAGGCCATAACTCAAAGGGGTTAATTGTGTTATCCTTCTCTGAACTCAAGGACCTTACAGGGAATTTCAAGTGCCAAATGGGACCAAAGATGTTCAAAGGCACGCTACCGAACAACCAACCCGTTGCAATCAAAGACCTGAAAGGTAACATAGAAGAAAGAAAGTTCCGTAGTGTAGTATCAAAAATTGGAAATATTCACCACAAAAATCTTGTGAAGTTGGAGGGCTATTGTTGTGAATTAAGTCACAGACTTTTGGTTTATGAGTATGTAAAGAATGGTTCTGTGGAGAGATACATTGAAGATTCTAAATTGAGTAAGAGGCTGGATTGGAGAAAGAGGATTGACATATGCTTAAGTGTGGCAAGGGCTGTTTGTTATTTGCACGCAGGGTGTAGGGAGTTTGTAAGCCATGGGAATTTGAAGTGTGAAAACGTTGTCTTAGATGAAAATCTAGAGGCTAAGGTGACTGAATTTGGTCTTTGGAGAGTAAATGGTGAGGCATCAAACCATGAATTTTCTGCAGAAAAGGATGTGAAGGATTTTGGTGAGATGGTATTGAGATTGGTCAGTGGGTGTCGAGCGGTTGAGAACCTTGGTGAGTGGGCCTATAAGGAATGGATGGAGGGACAGGCAGAGAATGTAGTAGATAAAGCTATTGATAGTGGGGCAAATTTGGAGGAGCTGGAGCGTGCATTGAGAGTTGCATTTTGGTGTCTTCAAAGCAACGAATTTATGAGACCTTCTATGGGAGAGGTGGTTAAGGTATTAGAAGGCACATTGACAGTTGATCCCCCACCACCTCCTTTTTTCCGGAGGCCAGTCGAAGTAGAAGAAGATTCATCAGAGTAA